A single window of Candidatus Neomarinimicrobiota bacterium DNA harbors:
- a CDS encoding flavin reductase, with translation MTFNLDAKKHTLRLFHHNVAIVSSGKAENAVGATVTWFTQSSFEPPLVTMAVKADSRLYEAVKTNKNLVISLVSKDDKGLAGAFFKPGSWDGDTFGGFPAKTHELGGAILESSPAWLACEVKTIVEEGDHHIIISQVVDSGIHREEEKAMCLSETGWQYGG, from the coding sequence ATGACTTTCAACTTAGATGCAAAAAAACATACATTGCGTTTGTTCCATCACAACGTAGCTATTGTTTCCTCCGGGAAGGCTGAAAACGCAGTAGGTGCAACGGTAACCTGGTTTACTCAGAGCAGTTTTGAGCCACCCCTGGTGACTATGGCTGTCAAGGCAGACAGCCGATTATATGAAGCAGTCAAAACCAATAAAAATTTAGTTATCAGTCTTGTGAGCAAAGATGATAAGGGATTGGCAGGCGCCTTTTTTAAGCCTGGTTCATGGGATGGGGATACCTTTGGTGGTTTCCCTGCAAAGACTCACGAATTGGGTGGAGCCATCCTGGAATCCAGTCCTGCCTGGCTTGCTTGTGAAGTTAAAACTATCGTTGAGGAGGGGGATCATCATATCATCATCTCCCAGGTTGTAGACTCAGGTATTCATAGAGAAGAAGAGAAAGCCATGTGTCTCTCTGAGACAGGCTGGCAATACGGAGGATAA
- a CDS encoding 4Fe-4S dicluster domain-containing protein: MLTGWEKAVFLLVLLGSLGATRTTFGNMFKIIGRGAIPIDWTTTFKRILPGILALLGKPLFKTRPVATIIHTGVSWGFILYMLVNLIDIIYGLFSGFHFLPDSIAGNIYRLFVDIFSIVVLLGVLYFLFRRFIQNDPALHINETVMLNEKARKGVFTDSALVAFFIFFHVGFRLLGASFEIALAEVDVFQPAASALASLWSDMSTGTLVFSEHAAWWLAIGLILAFIPYFPTTKHAHLFMGPLNHMITSNDHTAASFETIDFEDESLEQYGAALLEHLPQKNILDAYACIMCNRCQDACPAYITGKPLSPSAIEVNKRYYIRDHVSDLAKGKESGDRLADWMLSEDAIWACTSCGYCVEVCPVANEPMVDILRARQDLVMMESKFPKEAVATFKNLEVNGNPWGQSAQDRENWIGDLKVPMMREKGKAEYLYWVGCAGAYDSRGQEVSQAMVKLMNHANVDYAVLGTEETCTGDSARRLGNEYLFQMLAQQNIDTFDNYGVTKIITQCPHCLNALKNDYKALGKNYEVIHHAEFLAELVDQGKLSPSKASNANIAYHDSCYLGRHNDIYEAPRDVIKAIPGVKLEEFPRNKNEGMCCGAGGGRMWLEETLGDKTINLERIEDVKAVNPDEVATACPFCATMINDGIMAEALDTKTSSKDIAQYLLESITE, translated from the coding sequence ATGCTAACAGGTTGGGAAAAAGCAGTCTTTTTATTAGTCCTACTAGGATCACTGGGAGCCACACGCACAACTTTCGGTAATATGTTCAAGATTATTGGGAGAGGCGCCATACCCATAGATTGGACCACCACATTCAAGCGCATACTGCCAGGTATACTGGCTCTTCTAGGAAAGCCACTGTTTAAAACCCGACCCGTAGCGACCATCATTCATACGGGCGTTTCCTGGGGATTCATCCTTTATATGTTGGTGAACCTTATAGATATCATATATGGGCTGTTTAGTGGGTTTCACTTCCTCCCCGATTCCATAGCAGGCAATATCTACCGCCTTTTCGTGGACATTTTCAGTATAGTCGTTCTCCTGGGAGTTCTATATTTCCTTTTCAGACGATTTATCCAGAACGACCCCGCCCTGCATATCAATGAAACAGTTATGTTGAATGAGAAAGCACGCAAGGGTGTCTTCACTGATTCTGCCCTGGTGGCATTCTTCATATTTTTTCATGTTGGCTTCAGACTCCTCGGCGCATCTTTTGAAATAGCCCTGGCTGAAGTTGATGTCTTTCAACCTGCTGCATCAGCTCTGGCTTCTCTTTGGAGTGATATGAGCACTGGAACGCTGGTTTTCAGCGAACACGCAGCCTGGTGGCTGGCCATAGGCTTGATTCTGGCCTTTATACCCTACTTCCCCACCACCAAGCATGCCCATCTGTTTATGGGTCCCCTCAATCACATGATCACTTCAAATGATCATACTGCAGCCTCATTTGAAACCATTGATTTTGAAGATGAATCTCTTGAGCAATACGGTGCTGCCCTTCTGGAGCATCTTCCTCAGAAAAATATTCTGGATGCCTATGCCTGTATCATGTGTAACCGCTGTCAGGACGCCTGCCCAGCTTACATCACCGGGAAACCTCTTTCACCCTCAGCCATTGAGGTTAACAAGCGTTATTACATTCGCGATCATGTGTCTGATCTGGCAAAGGGTAAAGAATCTGGAGATCGCCTGGCTGACTGGATGCTTTCCGAAGATGCCATATGGGCCTGCACCAGTTGTGGATATTGCGTGGAAGTTTGCCCCGTTGCAAATGAACCCATGGTAGACATACTACGTGCCCGCCAAGATCTCGTGATGATGGAGAGTAAATTCCCCAAAGAGGCCGTCGCCACCTTCAAAAATCTGGAAGTCAATGGCAACCCCTGGGGACAATCTGCTCAAGACCGTGAGAATTGGATTGGTGATCTTAAAGTTCCCATGATGCGAGAGAAAGGCAAAGCTGAATATCTCTATTGGGTTGGCTGCGCCGGTGCTTACGATTCTCGGGGACAGGAAGTCTCTCAGGCCATGGTCAAATTGATGAATCATGCAAATGTTGATTATGCTGTTCTTGGAACCGAAGAAACCTGTACCGGTGATTCGGCCCGTCGTCTGGGAAATGAATATCTGTTCCAGATGTTGGCCCAACAAAATATCGACACCTTCGATAACTACGGTGTGACAAAGATAATCACCCAGTGCCCCCACTGCCTGAACGCACTGAAAAATGACTACAAAGCTCTGGGGAAAAATTACGAAGTGATTCATCATGCTGAATTTCTAGCTGAACTCGTAGATCAGGGAAAACTTAGCCCCTCCAAGGCCAGCAATGCCAATATTGCCTACCATGATTCATGCTACCTGGGCCGACACAATGACATCTATGAAGCTCCCCGGGATGTGATCAAAGCAATTCCTGGAGTAAAGCTTGAGGAATTTCCGCGGAACAAGAATGAAGGCATGTGTTGCGGCGCAGGTGGTGGTCGCATGTGGCTCGAGGAAACCCTGGGCGATAAAACCATCAACCTTGAGCGTATAGAGGACGTAAAGGCCGTCAATCCAGATGAAGTTGCCACAGCCTGTCCTTTCTGTGCCACCATGATAAATGATGGCATCATGGCAGAAGCGCTGGATACAAAAACATCAAGTAAGGATATCGCTCAATATCTCCTTGAGTCGATCACAGAGTAA
- a CDS encoding KamA family radical SAM protein has product MISHPKNPRWKDWTWQHAQSCQDLSTLTEWLEDAGSNLKMPKDQFHEITSTYRMGITPYYFRLINQYDDTDPIYRQIVPASEELNILAEELVDPIGDENPARGSRPLKALVHRYRNRVLLMPTALCAVYCRFCFRKRLVGDTAHNAREKDLQAAYDYIRSHPEIEEVILTGGDPLTLGDQALHAIFKELDSIQHLRVIRIHTRLPVVNPFRLTPELGAIINSLQKPVWVSAHFNHPAEITATARQHILNWVSMGIPFLNQSVLLKGVNDSAEVLKELFLSLIEMKVKPYYLHQADMVQGTGHLRVSQQHGLDILQELQGEVPGYALPHYVQDRSDGSGKIPLQNQWI; this is encoded by the coding sequence ATGATTTCTCATCCTAAAAACCCGCGTTGGAAGGACTGGACCTGGCAGCATGCACAAAGTTGCCAAGATCTTTCAACACTCACTGAATGGCTGGAAGACGCTGGCAGCAACCTCAAGATGCCCAAGGACCAATTCCATGAGATAACCTCCACCTATCGCATGGGAATCACACCCTATTATTTCAGGTTGATAAACCAATATGATGACACAGATCCCATATACAGACAGATAGTTCCAGCTTCTGAAGAGTTGAATATTTTAGCTGAAGAACTGGTTGATCCCATAGGCGATGAAAACCCCGCTCGCGGATCTCGGCCGTTGAAGGCCCTTGTCCACCGCTATCGCAATCGCGTCCTGCTCATGCCAACGGCCCTGTGCGCCGTATATTGTAGATTTTGTTTCCGGAAGCGTCTTGTTGGAGATACGGCGCACAATGCCCGTGAGAAGGATCTTCAAGCTGCGTACGATTACATCAGATCCCACCCGGAAATAGAGGAAGTCATCCTCACGGGCGGCGATCCCCTTACTCTGGGTGACCAGGCACTCCACGCCATTTTTAAGGAGCTGGATAGTATTCAACATCTGCGCGTGATCCGAATACATACACGCCTACCGGTGGTCAACCCATTCCGGCTCACACCTGAATTGGGTGCGATTATCAATTCACTTCAGAAACCGGTCTGGGTGTCAGCTCATTTCAATCACCCCGCCGAGATTACTGCAACAGCCCGACAGCATATCCTGAACTGGGTATCCATGGGAATCCCATTCTTGAATCAGAGCGTCCTTCTCAAGGGAGTCAATGATTCGGCTGAGGTTTTGAAAGAATTGTTTCTATCCCTGATTGAAATGAAGGTTAAACCCTATTACCTCCACCAGGCTGATATGGTCCAGGGTACAGGTCATCTCCGCGTGTCACAACAGCATGGATTGGATATACTGCAGGAACTTCAGGGCGAAGTACCTGGCTATGCTCTCCCCCACTATGTCCAGGATAGATCTGATGGGTCAGGTAAAATTCCATTGCAAAATCAATGGATCTGA
- the argF gene encoding ornithine carbamoyltransferase, giving the protein MKRDFLAVTDFSKEEIYETFRIAKQLKADVKAGKEHHYFANETMSMVFAKPSLRTRVSFETGMVQFGGHALYLGPNDISIGKRESVKDIARVISRYNNWIMARLFKHEHMLEMAKYASVPVINGLTDYNHPCQIMADMLTIYEHHGKVEGQKVVFIGDGNNVCNSFLNFASVIPYHFVLAAPEGYDPDLETLAKAQAAGLSKIEVVRDPIEAARDADVLYTDVWTSMGQEAERQKRLDDFDGFQINAELLSHAKSDALVMHCLPAHYGEEITEDVLDGPNSVVFDEAENRMHAQKAVMVMLAKSGGADIQI; this is encoded by the coding sequence ATGAAGCGAGATTTTTTAGCCGTAACAGATTTTAGCAAGGAAGAGATCTATGAGACTTTTCGTATTGCAAAGCAGTTAAAAGCAGATGTAAAGGCAGGAAAAGAACATCATTATTTTGCCAATGAAACCATGTCCATGGTTTTCGCAAAACCCTCTTTAAGAACACGGGTGAGCTTTGAAACAGGTATGGTTCAATTTGGTGGTCATGCGTTATACCTCGGACCAAATGATATTAGTATTGGCAAACGCGAGTCTGTTAAGGATATCGCCCGGGTAATTTCTCGCTATAACAATTGGATTATGGCCCGGCTTTTCAAACATGAGCATATGCTAGAGATGGCCAAATATGCCTCAGTTCCTGTAATCAACGGTTTGACAGATTATAATCACCCCTGTCAGATCATGGCGGATATGTTGACCATTTATGAACATCACGGCAAGGTTGAAGGTCAGAAGGTTGTCTTTATTGGTGATGGTAATAATGTCTGCAATTCATTCCTGAATTTTGCCAGCGTCATTCCTTACCATTTTGTTCTGGCAGCCCCTGAAGGTTATGATCCAGATCTCGAGACATTAGCAAAGGCACAGGCAGCTGGTCTCAGCAAGATTGAAGTTGTTCGTGATCCCATTGAAGCCGCCAGGGACGCTGATGTCCTTTATACTGATGTGTGGACCTCCATGGGTCAGGAAGCTGAGCGTCAAAAACGTCTGGATGATTTTGACGGTTTCCAGATTAACGCTGAGCTATTGAGTCATGCCAAGTCAGATGCTCTGGTCATGCATTGCCTTCCCGCTCACTATGGTGAAGAAATCACTGAGGATGTACTAGATGGACCCAATTCAGTTGTATTTGACGAAGCCGAAAACCGTATGCACGCCCAAAAGGCTGTGATGGTGATGCTGGCAAAATCTGGTGGAGCAGATATTCAGATATAG
- the hslU gene encoding ATP-dependent protease ATPase subunit HslU, which translates to MSKFSLTPKQIVQELDKYIIGQDSAKKSVAIALRNRWRRQQVTSEIRDEILPNNIIMIGSTGVGKTEIARRLSHLVQAPFVKVEASKFTEVGYVGRDVDSMIRDLVDNSYNIVKSEHEITVREAALEMTNERIMDLLLPPLNNPDKESAEYQRYQTTREKMYAKLMAGDFEDRQVEFKVQEDSSSSAMMQIFSPMGMDDLGMNIQDMLGNAMPKKKKMRRLSVTEARVLITAEESDKLIDEEKVQHEAIRRAEQDGIVFVDEIDKIAVERGGSGPDVSREGVQRDILPIIEGSTVKTKYGTLTTDHILFIAAGAFHMSKPSDLIPELQGRFPIRVELENLTEDDFIKILTQPKSALLKQYTALVGAEDVKITFNKDAIAEIARVAFEVNESVENIGARRLHTIMSKLLEETLFDLPNENTKSIKVTKSMVTNTFKDTMADQDLSKYIL; encoded by the coding sequence ATGAGTAAATTTTCACTTACACCCAAACAAATTGTCCAGGAATTGGATAAATATATTATTGGTCAGGATAGTGCGAAAAAATCTGTGGCCATTGCCCTCCGAAATCGGTGGAGACGTCAACAGGTTACTTCAGAGATTCGTGATGAGATTCTGCCCAATAATATCATCATGATCGGTTCCACAGGTGTGGGAAAAACCGAGATTGCCCGCAGACTCTCACATCTTGTACAGGCTCCATTTGTAAAAGTGGAAGCCTCAAAATTTACAGAAGTTGGTTATGTCGGTAGAGATGTGGACTCTATGATTCGTGATCTGGTTGACAACAGTTACAATATTGTTAAATCGGAGCATGAGATTACCGTTCGTGAAGCAGCCCTTGAGATGACCAATGAACGTATTATGGACTTGCTGTTACCCCCGTTGAATAATCCAGATAAAGAATCTGCAGAGTATCAGCGCTATCAGACTACACGGGAGAAAATGTATGCCAAACTCATGGCTGGTGATTTTGAAGATCGTCAGGTGGAGTTCAAGGTTCAAGAGGATAGCAGCAGCAGTGCCATGATGCAAATCTTCAGTCCCATGGGGATGGATGATCTGGGTATGAATATCCAGGATATGCTGGGCAATGCCATGCCCAAAAAGAAGAAGATGCGTCGTCTGAGTGTGACTGAGGCAAGGGTGCTCATTACTGCCGAGGAATCTGATAAGCTCATTGACGAGGAAAAGGTCCAACATGAGGCCATTCGCCGAGCTGAGCAGGATGGTATCGTATTCGTTGACGAGATCGATAAGATTGCAGTTGAAAGAGGTGGCAGTGGTCCTGATGTATCGCGGGAAGGCGTCCAGCGAGATATTTTGCCTATAATTGAGGGGAGCACCGTTAAAACCAAATATGGGACTCTGACAACAGATCATATTCTCTTCATAGCAGCTGGGGCTTTTCACATGTCCAAGCCTTCTGATCTCATCCCAGAGCTCCAGGGAAGATTTCCTATCCGAGTAGAGCTTGAGAATCTGACAGAAGATGATTTTATTAAAATTCTCACTCAACCAAAATCTGCATTGTTAAAACAGTATACAGCACTGGTGGGTGCTGAGGATGTCAAAATTACATTTAACAAGGACGCCATCGCAGAGATCGCCAGGGTGGCATTCGAGGTCAATGAGAGTGTGGAAAATATTGGTGCAAGGCGGCTGCATACCATCATGAGTAAACTCCTTGAGGAGACTTTGTTTGACTTACCAAATGAAAATACAAAAAGTATAAAAGTCACCAAATCCATGGTTACCAATACATTTAAGGATACGATGGCAGATCAGGACTTGAGTAAATACATACTCTAG
- the hslV gene encoding ATP-dependent protease subunit HslV — protein sequence MSMFPDLHSTTILGVRHNGKVALGGDGQVTFGDTVMKHGAIKVRAIFDGEVLAGFAGSAADAFALFEKFEAKLDEFSGDLVRAAVELAKDWRMDKMLRNLEAMLVVMDIDHGLIISGNGDVVESDDGVMSIGSGSPYATAAARAFIASGKKSPKEIVRMSLEITADICIYTNNKINVLELK from the coding sequence ATGAGCATGTTTCCCGATCTTCACTCCACAACAATTCTGGGAGTCAGACATAATGGCAAAGTCGCCCTGGGTGGTGATGGCCAGGTCACTTTTGGGGATACTGTGATGAAGCATGGAGCAATAAAAGTCCGCGCTATCTTTGATGGTGAAGTCCTTGCTGGATTTGCAGGATCTGCTGCAGATGCTTTTGCACTATTTGAGAAATTTGAAGCCAAGCTTGATGAATTCAGTGGGGATCTGGTACGAGCCGCTGTAGAACTGGCCAAGGATTGGCGCATGGATAAAATGCTTCGCAATCTTGAGGCCATGTTGGTGGTCATGGATATCGATCATGGATTGATTATTTCCGGTAATGGTGATGTGGTTGAGTCCGATGATGGCGTCATGTCCATTGGATCCGGTAGTCCCTATGCTACAGCTGCTGCACGAGCTTTTATAGCCAGCGGGAAAAAGTCCCCAAAAGAAATTGTACGTATGTCACTTGAAATCACTGCGGATATCTGTATTTACACCAATAATAAAATCAATGTTTTAGAATTGAAATAA